A window from Bacteroidota bacterium encodes these proteins:
- a CDS encoding anhydro-N-acetylmuramic acid kinase: MHPHIQRLYEIAGKPERKIIGLMSGTSVDGLDIALCSFTGSGADTKIKVLQFETVNYTDDFKSEVKSIFSKKQVDFEKLCLLNPWIALQQAKMINDCLAKWRIKNNEVDLIASHGQTVYHAPKILHKQQKFGNATLQIGDGDHFAVATGIITLSDFRQKHIAAGGEGAPLAVYGDYFVFSKKDEDRIMLNMGGIANFTFLSGDMDASKVFSTDTGPGNTIMDVYIQKHFPGKYFDENAAVASGGTINENLLKALMQNDFFEKPFPKTTGPELFNLAYLENAQQRSGTEDISQADCMATLNCFSADTIVDGIKRSFSGSHNFVIYASGGGMHNALLMQNISRQLPGIIIKTTADLEINPDAKEAVLFAILANECVSGGSYNFNSEKAGIPSVTMGKLSFPD; the protein is encoded by the coding sequence ATGCATCCGCACATTCAACGATTGTATGAAATAGCCGGTAAGCCAGAACGAAAGATCATCGGTTTGATGAGCGGTACTTCTGTTGACGGTCTTGATATTGCATTATGTAGTTTCACCGGCAGCGGGGCGGACACAAAAATTAAAGTGCTCCAATTTGAAACAGTTAATTACACTGATGATTTTAAAAGCGAGGTGAAAAGTATTTTTTCAAAAAAACAAGTTGATTTTGAAAAGCTTTGCCTGCTCAATCCCTGGATCGCATTACAACAAGCGAAGATGATCAATGATTGCCTTGCGAAATGGAGGATTAAAAATAATGAGGTTGATCTAATAGCAAGTCATGGGCAAACTGTTTACCATGCACCAAAGATCTTACATAAACAACAAAAATTTGGGAATGCAACACTGCAGATAGGAGATGGGGATCATTTTGCAGTGGCAACCGGCATCATTACATTAAGTGATTTCAGACAAAAGCATATTGCAGCCGGGGGAGAAGGTGCGCCATTGGCAGTGTACGGCGATTATTTTGTGTTCAGTAAAAAGGATGAAGATCGAATTATGCTGAATATGGGAGGCATTGCAAACTTTACTTTTCTAAGTGGTGACATGGATGCATCAAAAGTTTTTAGTACCGACACAGGTCCCGGAAATACAATTATGGATGTTTATATACAAAAACATTTTCCCGGAAAATACTTTGACGAAAATGCTGCAGTGGCATCTGGCGGTACTATTAATGAAAATTTATTGAAAGCCTTAATGCAAAATGATTTTTTTGAAAAACCTTTTCCAAAAACTACGGGACCTGAATTATTCAATCTTGCTTATCTCGAAAATGCGCAACAAAGATCCGGAACAGAAGATATTTCGCAGGCCGATTGTATGGCTACGCTGAATTGTTTTTCCGCCGATACAATTGTAGATGGAATTAAGAGATCTTTTTCGGGTAGTCACAACTTTGTCATTTATGCAAGTGGTGGTGGTATGCACAATGCTTTACTGATGCAGAATATCAGCCGGCAATTACCCGGAATAATAATAAAGACAACAGCTGACCTGGAAATTAATCCTGATGCAAAAGAGGCAGTACTGTTCGCAATTCTTGCAAATGAATGTGTAAGCGGCGGCAGTTATAACTTTAATAGTGAAAAAGCAGGGATTCCTTCCGTCACAATGGGGAAGCTAAGTTTCCCGGACTGA